The sequence below is a genomic window from Uranotaenia lowii strain MFRU-FL chromosome 2, ASM2978415v1, whole genome shotgun sequence.
ctcgatgccgtcacgagccacgctgcggttggcaagcgtgagctcacgtccgacggccgggaggattCCCTGGATCCGCAACCGGGCAGCGCGATGGTCAGGAGGTCCACCCCGGATTAATTGGGTGgtgctgatagccgagagggttactctcgtgctttggTTGTGCGCTATGGTCAGCAGTTATGAGCTGATCCATGCGCAGAGGACCATCAGCGCAGAGGACCGTCAGCACAGAGGCCACGAGTTGCtccaggtcagccagaaggtgtcactggagttcgaggctgggaagtcgggttccgagagggttactctcgatgccgacacgAGCCGTGCTGCAGTTAGCAGCATGGTTTCatttccgacggccgggaggaggcctctcgggatctgtaaccaggattggtcaggtccgaatgctccagatggaggaTTAACCCGGGAAGAAGGTTGGAAAAAGCTGCTTTgtgagagggttactctcgtgctgtgGAGCTACGCTGCGATCAGTACGCGTAAGCTCACCCAAGCTTACAGAACgatttttctgtggctttggaGGAGATGCATTGGGCGACAGTTAGTTGCCAGATACTTCAGCATTGCATTGAATCCAGATGGGTCGCATGCAGCTAAACGTTGCCCTCCGGTTTTATGGAGCGCTCGAAGCGTTGAAGCAACGAAGCGAAAAGCCATGAAGCTGCAAGTCGAGAGGATTATTCTCGTGCTTAGTagctgcgctgcggttagcatgcgcgAGCTTGTGTTCGGCGGATGGTTGATGTTTCGGGTGCTTCGGAGTAGGTGGTTTCGGCGACGGTTAGTCGCTAGCGCAGTCAACCAGTTCTTTCTGCGGATTCCTGCCGAGAGTGCAGATTCTCGAAGTCATCGCGACATGAAGGCTTTGAGAGGGAACGCGAAGAAAGCGGCCAGAGGTTGTTtatctggggttaccagaaaacaaCGTTCCAGAAAGCAATATGCTTTTCGTTCGCgtgctgaggttatcagccaccagaatCAACGAATCATCAATTCCGGTGCCAGTCAGCGTAAGGCGCGAgacgagagcgactacgagagtagTGATGgcgaagatgacgatgatgatcaagattccgtcaatcccgAACCGGCCCAGAGACACAGTCAGCGAACAGGAGAAGCTAATCAACGCTACGTGGCTGACGTAGCCGCTGATGATGAGGTAGAGCTACTTCGAATCGTCAGCAAGCTCAAGGGCCAAAGGGACTGTTTTTCCGGAAGACCACCGCAGCCATGAAAGAGAACGAGATTCGGGCTGAACGAAGTGAGGTTAGCACTGAGTagccgttcaacgatttgatcggttgtttgctgTTTTCGAGACCGAATATCAGTGCAGCCCCGGATGAGAGCGAGatttgggaagcggttagcttaTCCCAGGTTACAGGAAACCCATTATGTCTCTGACACGAATGTTCGACGGACGCAGCTGAACAAtagtgaggttatcaccgagcagccgttcaacgatttgatcggttgaTTGCAGTCATCAGAAAatcagtgctgcggttagcgcacttaGCAAATACTTggccagcccggcggataggcaTTGGCTAGGCCTGAAGCGTGTTCTGCGATACCATCGACGTATGACCGTTATGGCGTTGGTATACCGCAGATACGCAAACTCGGATCCATTTCGAgaatcttatttcgtggtcaacgaaacgtcatcGACTTGTGATATACGgtgaaggaaggtttgtggttaacaaacttcctaaGTGAATTGGCTGTGGTTAGCACTCATTTCACTTCGATGGAGTACAACATCTCATACACCCAGTAcctggaagaggcgcggacccatcagcggatgaagcatctggacgtGAAGTATGCATTTATCAGGGAGATCGTAAGAGgcggtcagctatctttgcaatacatctctactgaggatcagccagctgatgcgttcacggaGGCGTTACCAAGAGCGAGGCACGCAAAggtgttcagcattctcaattaacgaattgaggggaggtgttgaactTACGGTTTTCGGGAGAAGTATTCCTGCAGCAGAAGATTCTGCTGCACCGTCGACGAaccagtttgttttggttctccgtttgtttttgttcaattcgtctattgagaacaatagcgattgatcattgatgattgctgatgacagatGGTGATGATgtacgcggtacaaatgtttacatcatcacactgtgaaccAATATTACTCAAACTGTGGTTAGCAGTTACACTGCAGTGTTGGCGGGCAGAAATGAGTAgaagtatcaaagtactcattgagaaatgagtactttcccggttagggaatatgagaagtggaaagtgacaaatagctatcgctaatgtaatgaGTACTATTATAGTGACTAGACGaacgaaactgaataaagattaactctattccaccactgaaacctgcgttttcaacatatttttaccaaatttgtcgTATTTCATTCAACATTCTGTCATTTGTCactttttgagtttttcatatttttgtcatagtttttttcagatttttgtcgatgattgtcaaaattcagttgttgtttctttttcatatttttttcacagttttttttgttattatgttgttttattcttatattttttacagattttttacatttttggagAATATTGTAGAGGGTTGCGATATTCagtcatttacaaaattttgaagtggCAGCCTCTaacttggattttaagatggtgTTGGACAGCAAAAATCGACTTACGTATTGAGCACTTTCACTGAATATCCATATCGTGGGTGTTTATGTGCTTTTCCGTCACTTTGCaaagttgagcggaagccgccatattagattttaagatggcgttagATAACTAATTTCAACTTCTATTCGTTCAACCTCTTTCCTTATTTCCTCTAtattagttttaaacagtataatatggaaaaaaaacatttttttactgtttaagtctaatataattgagccaaattaaaaaaaaatcatgctcaCATAATGTTCTGCATTAGTtctgatgaatttaaaataaagagaaaaaataaaaaaaaatgacaaaaaaccgtattttttttaagttgctaaaaacgaacggttttgcaggaatgtttccaaaatcgaacggggacTGTATTTcaccatttcattttttttttcattttcttgtttccggggtgaattatccaatagggcgaatgtttttcttgattggcttgaatgtagtggtcatgcatcattttggttaGGAGCTGGAGTCCTTATATCAGTAGTGCTTTtgcaaacatatcatctttggcatagtgcacatttcagcgcattttcggcacagaggtttgctaaataggcattggatttttgcaacctcttccaTGAGTGTTAGAGgttataaaataataaactgGTTACAGATGCTTCAAACTTCCTGTTAATTATCTTCTTGATTTACAGCCCTAGAAGTCGCCTCGATGCCCAGCTGCCCGGGACAAGAACTCTTAGCGCTCCGTTTCAACAACTCCGCGGCTTTCTCGAAACAACGTAAGTCCGTCAACGGAGACCAGAACCACCAACAGCCATCGCCATATCGCAACAATTGCCTGACAATCCAAACCGGAAGCCATCGGCGACACTACCCGGTATCCCAGTGGAAGCAATTTACCGTGTTGCTACGAAGATCCATCCGATCGTCAACGAgagattttgtatgggaaaaagaAGTCTCAACGTTTtgcaaagaattttaatttattttattccacAGTTCTTCGCTCAACTGAGAGTCATTGCCCACATTTGTGTGGGCTTCCTGTTGGGTCTCGTGTTCTACGGAATGGGAAAGGACGCTTCAACTGTGATGACCAATTCGGCGGGAATATTCTTCTTTCACGTGTTTATTTTCTTCGGCAACTCGATGCCCTGCACCATCACATGTAAGTTTAATTACAAGACTTCTTATTAGGTGGaaataatttttcgattttttttttattttagtccCAATGGAAGCGAAGATCTTCGTTCGAGAACATCTAAACAACTGGTACTCTCTGGAGGCGTACTACGTGGCTAAGCTTTTTGCCGACTTACCCCTACAGTTCATCTGTCCAACAGTATTTCTTACGATCGCCTACCTTTTAACGGGTCAACCTCTCGAACTGTTCCGGTTTTCAATGTTCTGGAGCATTTGCCTGTTGCTGGGAATGTTTGCCCAATCCGTCGGCCTACTTTCAGGGGCAGCTTTCGACATCCAGATGGCAACATTCTTCGTGCCCTGCCTGACCATTCCAGCTCTCCTGTTCTCAGGGTTCTTCATAAAATCCTACGAACTGCTAGACTTCCTGAAACCAGTCAGTTATTTATCGTTCTTCCGGTACAGTAGCCAGGGATCGCTGCAGGCCATCTACGGATACAATCGGACGGATTATCCCTGCTCCGAGATTATGTGCTACTACAATCGGCCGTCCAAGTTTCTGAAGTTTATGGACACTCCAGAGACCGGATTCGAAGTGAACGTTTACTGTTTGCTGGGTTTCATTGCTTTCTTCCAGATTCTTTTGTACATATCGTTGCGGCGGAGActtaagatttttaattgaCATAGCTTAAGAAGTAAAGTTAGAATGTTATACACATTTGAAAGCTCTTGTTTCCATTACATTGTGAAAATCCTTCCTCGAGCTTGTCatacttttatcaatttttggtAACTTTTGTATAGTTTGTGTGTATttctattgttatttttgtaacaatttgtttatttgcattttgagtatatttttgaaaaaataatttgttttagtttttaattggTATGgtctttgtgtttttttgggttatttttgaatactttttcaaattgttctttctgtgttttccattttttgtcatttctgagtcatttttgtgtcaaatttgtgaaatttttgtgtgatttttgtgttatatttgtgttatttttgtgtgatttttgtgtgatttttgtgtgatttttgtgatattttgtaacatttttgcaACATTCTTGAGTCagttttgctattttttgtgtcatttttaagtcatttttgtgaaatttttgtgtaattttcgtgtgacttctgtgtcatttttgtgccatttttgtgtcatttatgtgtcatttttgtgtcatttttgtgtcatttttgtgtcatttttgtgtcatttttgtgtcatttttgtgtcttttttgtttttttttgtgtcttttttgtgtcatttttgtgtcatttttgtgtcattttttttgtcaattttgccaatatgcgtgtcatttttgcgtcgtttttgtgttaatttaagtcatgtttgtgtaatttttatgttaattttttgatatttttgatatttttgtaatttttgtaatttttgtaatttttgtcattgttgtaatttttgtaatttttgtaatttttgtcattgttgtaatttttgtcatttttgtcaattttgtcatttttgtcatttttgtcatttttgtcatttttgtcatttttgtcatttttgtcatttttgtcatttttgtcatttttgtcatttttgtcatttttgtcatttttgtcatttttgtcatttttgtcatttttgtcatttttgtcatttttgtcatttttgtcatttttgtcatttttgtcatttttgtcatttttgtcatttttgtcatttttgtcatttttgtcatttttgtcatttttgtcatttttgtcatttttgtcatttttgtcatttttgtcatttttgtcatttttgtcatttttgtcatttttgtcatttttgttatttttgtcattcaattaaaaaaatgcaggAATTTTCGGatccaataaaaataataactgttttcttttttcaagatttcGCCTATTTAATAAACATTTCTAAAATGATATTATCACATACAGCagtgatttattaaaattttatcccgcgcattcaaattaaaattttcccgaCAACATACTTCGAAATCCGTTGATAACGATAAATTTATACCACAGGAATGTCAACACGATTATTTTAACTATACATACGTTGAATATTGTTTAAATATATGCCCCAAATCGAATAACAGCCTTACTTGCTTAGAAATGGCCTTTGGACCCGATCAACTCTTATTCTTCAAACGGTAACGCATCACGTAGAACGCCGTCACCCGGAACACGAAAAAGATCACCGTCAGTGCAATCACAGCCTCCACAAAGTCCGCTCCCACCATGTCGATctcctttaggaattttttcggcaacacaAAATGGCAGTAGGTTTCCGTTTCCGCGCACTCCATCTTGGGCCGATCGAAGCCAAAGATGGCCGCCGTTGCCCCTTGAAGGGCATATTTGAGAAACGAGACGTAGAACAGCCAGTGCATCATCGGATGAGCATCGCTCAGGTGGATGAAGAACCCACTGAAGATCAGGAACGGACAGATGAAAAACGGTCCAAAGATGGCTCCGTTCTAAAAATAAgggatttatttttagtttcaaCTTCTAATATCTATGAACTTTCTTTTACCAACCTTCACATTGAAAAGCGATGCCACCAGAATGCCCAATCCTTGGGCAACCCAGGCCACCATTAGGCAAATGACGGTGAAAAGTGTTATCCGGAAG
It includes:
- the LOC129748256 gene encoding ATP-binding cassette sub-family G member 4-like; this encodes MAEVLELETVDGQRSRLLNNMALEFSNICFKGELKNDKRKVILENVSGTFAPGRLTAIMGPSGSGKSSLLNILSGFKKHGVIGSVMINGDSLTEETFRNKCVYIQQDCDMLEHLTAQETLDYASELKMPSHISSMVRKKKVNDILEILGLRHTMTTLVRNLSGGEKKRLSIGIELITNPPIILLDEPTSGLDSVSAMQLVSYIKMLAAEGRTVVCVIHQPASNLFRLFDDLFLLSAGKCIYAGPIEGMVATFGEAGFHCPKFYNRADFALEVASMPSCPGQELLALRFNNSAAFSKQRKSVNGDQNHQQPSPYRNNCLTIQTGSHRRHYPVSQWKQFTVLLRRSIRSSTRDFFFAQLRVIAHICVGFLLGLVFYGMGKDASTVMTNSAGIFFFHVFIFFGNSMPCTITFPMEAKIFVREHLNNWYSLEAYYVAKLFADLPLQFICPTVFLTIAYLLTGQPLELFRFSMFWSICLLLGMFAQSVGLLSGAAFDIQMATFFVPCLTIPALLFSGFFIKSYELLDFLKPVSYLSFFRYSSQGSLQAIYGYNRTDYPCSEIMCYYNRPSKFLKFMDTPETGFEVNVYCLLGFIAFFQILLYISLRRRLKIFN